A window of the Thalassoglobus sp. JC818 genome harbors these coding sequences:
- a CDS encoding ABC transporter ATP-binding protein translates to MDPVIEIENVSHLFKQHRALDGISFQVSPESLHGFVGPNGAGKTTTLKLICTLLKPQVGKIRVFGHDVRNNVKAIRRRIGYMPDHFSMYRQMTVFEYLDFFAAAYGFTLKERNRIVADVLALTDMDVRKDDFIQGLSRGMQQRVSLARVLVNDPDLLLLDEPASGLDPRARIELMEILRELRRMGKTIFISSHILSELAELCDSVTIIDRGKTKYSGPMEALLDQQTETPTYRIRVDLSAEETETQLSALPGVLSVEGIEGRSDVRVKIDPTITDGNQLLSAIIANGMIVMQFGRDQRHLNEAFMDLTERGVRS, encoded by the coding sequence ATGGATCCTGTTATTGAAATCGAAAACGTCAGCCATCTTTTCAAACAACATCGAGCCCTCGATGGCATCTCTTTTCAGGTTTCTCCTGAGTCTCTTCATGGTTTCGTGGGCCCGAACGGCGCAGGAAAAACGACCACTCTCAAGCTGATTTGCACTCTGCTCAAGCCGCAAGTCGGAAAGATTCGCGTCTTCGGACACGACGTCAGGAATAACGTCAAAGCCATTCGCCGGCGAATCGGTTACATGCCCGATCACTTCAGCATGTATCGCCAGATGACCGTTTTTGAGTACCTCGATTTCTTCGCTGCTGCTTATGGATTCACGCTGAAAGAACGAAACCGAATCGTCGCAGATGTCCTCGCTTTGACAGACATGGATGTCCGCAAGGATGACTTTATTCAAGGACTTTCGCGCGGGATGCAACAGCGAGTCAGCCTGGCCCGTGTGCTCGTCAACGACCCCGACCTTCTCTTGCTCGACGAGCCCGCTTCCGGACTCGACCCACGAGCGAGAATTGAGTTGATGGAAATCCTCCGCGAATTGCGACGCATGGGGAAGACGATTTTCATCTCAAGCCACATTCTGAGCGAATTGGCTGAGCTATGTGACAGCGTCACGATCATCGATCGCGGCAAAACCAAATACAGTGGCCCGATGGAAGCACTGCTGGATCAGCAAACCGAGACTCCCACTTACCGCATCCGTGTCGATCTCTCAGCGGAGGAAACAGAAACACAACTCTCCGCCCTGCCGGGAGTTCTCTCAGTCGAAGGGATTGAAGGCCGCAGCGATGTCCGTGTCAAAATTGATCCGACAATCACCGATGGAAATCAGTTGCTAAGTGCGATTATTGCGAACGGAATGATCGTCATGCAGTTCGGTCGAGACCAGAGACACTTGAACGAAGCCTTCATGGATTTGACCGAACGAGGCGTCCGCAGCTAA